The Penicillium psychrofluorescens genome assembly, chromosome: 2 nucleotide sequence ACGGAGGAAATGAGGTGGTTCAAAATATTTTCTTCACCAAGCAGGAGGTATTGCTAGAACTATTCAGTACCTAGTCGCCAACGAAGGCCGGTGGTAAGTGTGCTCCGTGACTCGGAGGATAGGGCAGCCACATCCCGACGCAAAACGCTAAGATGTAGCTAGGATATTTACCTACTGGGTCGTTCATTATGAAGGCTGGTGTCATTGTTAGTCTGGGGCTCGCGTgcggcgccatcgccgaccaGCTTGCTCGTCGCGCCGATCCCGACCTCATCCAGGTGTTGTCGACCCTCGCGAACGAACCCCAGGAGATCGGAGAAGACACAGCGGCCTCGATTTCAGACGTGGTTTCGCGGCTCCAGCATGGCACAAATTCCACAACTCCGGGATCCGTCCAGTCGGCTTTGTCGAACATCGCACTGGCCGTGTCGGGAGCGGACAACATCGTGGAcgcagccaccgccatcacGGCAGCCGGACTCATTCCGAGCGAGATTGCGTCGTTCCTCAATGGATACCTGGACAGTGAGCTGAATTCACAGGACAATTCAAACCCTATCGCCAAGCACATCTACCCCTacaaggccgccgccgatgcgCCGTATTCGCTTCCCGAAAGTACTCTCCGCGCGGCCATCCACATCCCGGACTCGTTCTCCTTCGGTCGCAATGGCAACACACCGgtcatcctcatccccgGGACGGCGATTCCGGCGGGAACaacctactactatagtTTCAGCAAGCTGGCCAACAGCTCCGCCGGCATCGATGTGGTGTGGGTGAACATGCCGCGCGCATCGCTGTCAGACTCCCAGGTAACCGCCGAGTACGTGGCGTACGCGATCAATTACATTTCCGCACTCAGCGCCGGAAAGTCGGTGGGGGTGATCTCCTGGTCGCAGGGTGGGCTAAACACGCAATGGGCGCTGAAATACTGGCCCTCCACGCGGCTCGCAGTCGCCGACTTCATAGCCATGAGCCCGGACTTCCACGGGACCGTGGACGCGAATGTCCTCTGCCCAGTACTGGATGATGTAGCCTGCACGCCCTCGATCTTCCAGCAGGAATATACCGCGGAGTTCATCCAGGTCTTGCGCGCTGACGACGGCGACTCCGCCTATGTCCCCACCACGACGGTCTACTCCaccttcgacgagatcgtcgagCCCCAGTCCGGCAGCAACGCATCGGCTTTCCTCCACGACGCGCGTGGCGTCGGAGTCACCAATGCTCACCTCCAGACGGTCTGCGCGGGCAAACCTGCGGGCGGGGTTTATACCCACGAGGGAGTCCTGTACAACTCTCTTGCATGGGCGCTGGCGATTGACGCAATCTCGCACCCAGGGCCCGGCAGTTTGGACCGCGTGGATCTCGCCCGCGTGTGTGAGCAATTAGTACCACCGGCCCTGGGGCTGGATGATGTGCTGGGGACCGAGGGGCTGCTCTTGCGTAAGTGTTTATTCATTGTGCTCGTTTTCTTTGCCTCGAGTAGCAAAATGCTGACAAACATATCTCTCTCACAGTGGCCGTTGCAGAGATCCTGGCGTATCAGCCGCGGGCTACGAGGGAACCGGCAATCCGGGCGTACGCGAAGCTGAACCACACGCTAGTTAGGTAGTTAGCAGTATGCCTGGTTGAGATAGACGGATGGAGCggacgagcagaaggagTTCGGTCAGCACTGATTGATTGACTGTATTAGTGGATTCCATTATACTCTGCCTCCTCACTTCCTAGTGATCGTTTTGATGGAGCCAATACTGGCAGAACGATCTAGCTAAAATATACCCGGAAGACTTGCGCGTTGGTAGGCCATATTTCTGTTCCTATCCCGTAGGTAGCATCGCAGTTCCGTTCTCAGTCTGTCAGGGGCTACGTTGTAGCTGCGTGTGGTGGACGGCTATAGAAGCCAGCCAGAAGATGCAGCGTGCTGAGATTCCTACTTCGATGGCTGGGCGACGCGGAAAATTCCTCAATAGCTCCCATTTGGCAGCTAGTATAACACCTCACTATTGCCAAACTCACACCATGTAGCTCCACCGTGGGTACCGTCTTCTACTCCCTTTGCAAGACAAGGACATCTCCTGGATTGTCGTTTTCTTTGGCTCGAACAATGCGTTTGTAATATGTCCGCGGATCAGGAGCTAAACGGCTGTCAAGGCGTCTACGAAGCGGAATTGGTTAGTTAGTCCATAGCTTAATCTGGATTGATTCAATCAGAATGCCCAGAAACGATGGCCTCGGCCGAATGCTTAATGGGTGGGCCGATGGCGACATCAACTAAGGACTCTtaggggaaagaaaggaagacAAGTTGACATATCACCCGATTAGGGTATGTATTCTGACACTGGTCTTATTCTCCCCTTTCCACCGTCCATTTTGGTTTGCTCGCCTCCCGACGGTCCGTCTTTCTCCCCCCCTGCACATCCTCATTTACGTTGCCCCTTTTCACTGAAAAGCTGGCGTGGACTACCGACTCTAATCCCAACGCGGAAAAAGTGCCAAGGTTTTTCCCCCCCTGGATGCTCCACTGACCCGCGGTGGCGAACCCGATTCTTTCCAGAATTTCCATTCTGTGTGGCCAGTCCCAGGGGACCGCGTGTGCTGGTGCGACGGTCCTCGCCCCCAGCGCTCGTTCTTATTCGCCAACGCCACTCCCCCCTTATTGAGTGCGCTAACCCGACTGAGTGGTCAACACGAAACGCGACGGATGGGTCCCGGTCGGCTCGCAGGATCGGAGCGGCCCAACCACGCGCAGCGGTTGTGGAACCCGCGTTGGGGGTGATTCGCTCGACCGATACGAGAGGAACTCTCGCTCCTCAGCCTCTCCGCCCGCGCAAAGTTCTCATACTAACTAGTGGGCGTCGCCTCTTCTCCACTGCCCGAAACATTGCCAAGCCACTCTCTAAAATACTTATCACCCCCAATTACGTGGGCCGACCGGGGGGCCTCGCATCGTCGCCCGTCTGCCcccaatttttttttggctctcatctggctgcggcggcggagtgATTATCTTTCGGTCCAAGCCTTTCTCTCCCTAGTTCAGCCGCGAGGCCaccccccctccctctcgttttctctctctcttttccctctcttcccccatatccttccttcccccccccccaaatCCCTCCTGACGACAAATACGCCTTGTCGACTACCGGCCCCCGGCACCCCCGAGTAgggctctttcttcctcttaCTTGAATCCACCCACTCTTGGCCCCCCCTGCCTCGCCTCTTAATCTCCCTTTCTTCACGTTTTGGAAGACTTTCCTTCCTAGCCACTCATTCAAACCGCCATCATGATGTTTCTCAGCGTATTGTTAGCATTGCCCTTGGTGCATAATGCCGTTGCACAACGCCATGATGGAGACATGTTGTCCTTCGTGACGGTGAGTGGCCACGCCCAACATTCTTGATGACCTGGCAGGAATCTGATTTGATTATCCAGCTTCCCGACATGCGGGCAATGAAATTCGAAACTGAAATCAAAGACCGGGAACGCTTGACCGATGGGTACTGGTTCGTGGCGCCGTATGGCCAGATCGACCCCGAACACCCGACCAAGCGATACGAACAATATCAGATTGGGCCGTACATCTACGACAATGATGGTGTATGTTTCCCTCCTTTTTCTTAtcatttttttctttctgctACGTCGGATCGACTGACTGACACTTTCGTGCCACAGATCCTCATCTGGGGTGGATCACCCATGACCGATAACCTCAATGTGTTCGATTTCAAGGCCGTCTGGCACATGGACGGCGACCCGCGCCTGTCGTTCATCTGGCAGCGTGACTTCGACGCCTCGACAAAGGGGAGCGGCATGGTGTTGAACCATCATTATGAAATCGAGCATGAGGTCGGTGTGACGAATAATTTGCCTGCCTTCAATATGCACGAGTTCAACATCTTGCCAGGTGGTAAGACGGCGTTGGCCTGCACGTACCAGTCGCAGCAGAAGGATTTGTCTGATTTCGACCGGCCCAACGAGAAGACTTGGTTGCAGATCGGCGGGTTTGTCGAACTTGATATCGCGACCGCTGAGGTGCTTCATGAGTGGGATTCCCACGACCATGTTCACCTGCACGAGTCTAATGCGTTCCACGCTTGGGACGCTCCCGCCGGCAAGCCGGGATCAGACTATGTGCACATTAACGCCGTCGATAAGAACAACGCTGGCAACTACATCATCTCGATGCGTTATACCAACACTCTCTACTATATCGACGGAAAGGATGGCCATGTCATCTGGCGCCTAGGTGGATCGGACAGCGACTTTGAATTCCCCTTCCGATTCTCTCACCAGCACGATGTCAAATTCGTCTCTTCCAACGGCACACACCATGTCATCTCGTTTATGAACAACGCATCTACCGAGGGCGGCAACGATGAGGATCTTTCCTCTGCGTTAGTCGTAGAGGTCGACGAGACTGACATGTCAGCCAAGCTTATTCGTCGCATCAATCGCCCGGACGGCGGTCTGACCCGTCTGCGTGGTAACGTTCAGATGCTCCCTAACGACAATGTCTTTATCGGCTGGAGTGAGCGAGGCTACCACACCGAGCATGCTCCTAACGGCGACCTCCTACTAACTGCCCGATTTGCGTCGACTCGCTACTCGACGTACCGTGCCTACAAGTTCCCCTTTGTCGGTCGGCCCCTGGACCCGCCGGATGTGGTGTCTTCTGTTTTTGGCACTAACGACGAGGATCTGACGACGATCGTGCACGTTAGCTGGAACGGCGCAACGGATGTCGCCGGGTGGAACTTTTACGCTCAAGCATACGACAAGGGTGACAAGGTGTTTATCGGTTATACCGACAAGGTTGATTTCGAGACAATGTACATTGTGGATGGTTTCATGGACTGGGTCTCCGCGGAGGCGGTCGATTTCAACGGCACGGTGATGGGCACTTCCAAGAAGCACCGCACCGAGACCCCTAGTCACTGGAAGAACTCCGGGTGGCAGGGCCACTCGGAGCACCCCGCGCCCGACGACCCCGAGCTCCTCAACGCCAACATGGATAATTCGCCTGCTGCGGACACTGACGGGGACATGGATGACATGGATGGCATGGATGACAGCCCGAAATCTGGCAGCTCGTACGCCGATGCTAAGCAGGTCACAAAGGCCGTGTACAA carries:
- a CDS encoding uncharacterized protein (ID:PFLUO_002740-T1.cds;~source:funannotate); this encodes MKAGVIVSLGLACGAIADQLARRADPDLIQVLSTLANEPQEIGEDTAASISDVVSRLQHGTNSTTPGSVQSALSNIALAVSGADNIVDAATAITAAGLIPSEIASFLNGYLDSELNSQDNSNPIAKHIYPYKAAADAPYSLPESTLRAAIHIPDSFSFGRNGNTPVILIPGTAIPAGTTYYYSFSKLANSSAGIDVVWVNMPRASLSDSQVTAEYVAYAINYISALSAGKSVGVISWSQGGLNTQWALKYWPSTRLAVADFIAMSPDFHGTVDANVLCPVLDDVACTPSIFQQEYTAEFIQVLRADDGDSAYVPTTTVYSTFDEIVEPQSGSNASAFLHDARGVGVTNAHLQTVCAGKPAGGVYTHEGVLYNSLAWALAIDAISHPGPGSLDRVDLARVCEQLVPPALGLDDVLGTEGLLLLAVAEILAYQPRATREPAIRAYAKLNHTLVR
- a CDS encoding uncharacterized protein (ID:PFLUO_002741-T1.cds;~source:funannotate) — its product is MMFLSVLLALPLVHNAVAQRHDGDMLSFVTLPDMRAMKFETEIKDRERLTDGYWFVAPYGQIDPEHPTKRYEQYQIGPYIYDNDGILIWGGSPMTDNLNVFDFKAVWHMDGDPRLSFIWQRDFDASTKGSGMVLNHHYEIEHEVGVTNNLPAFNMHEFNILPGGKTALACTYQSQQKDLSDFDRPNEKTWLQIGGFVELDIATAEVLHEWDSHDHVHLHESNAFHAWDAPAGKPGSDYVHINAVDKNNAGNYIISMRYTNTLYYIDGKDGHVIWRLGGSDSDFEFPFRFSHQHDVKFVSSNGTHHVISFMNNASTEGGNDEDLSSALVVEVDETDMSAKLIRRINRPDGGLTRLRGNVQMLPNDNVFIGWSERGYHTEHAPNGDLLLTARFASTRYSTYRAYKFPFVGRPLDPPDVVSSVFGTNDEDLTTIVHVSWNGATDVAGWNFYAQAYDKGDKVFIGYTDKVDFETMYIVDGFMDWVSAEAVDFNGTVMGTSKKHRTETPSHWKNSGWQGHSEHPAPDDPELLNANMDNSPAADTDGDMDDMDGMDDSPKSGSSYADAKQVTKAVYKAYDVIKGIGGFLIFILVTCSVGGALYGAWRMIRYRRQRAYHHLPTDEGLPMDEARAVNDARSFSLDEARSLDNEARSPRPE